From the genome of Chromatiales bacterium, one region includes:
- a CDS encoding ABC transporter permease subunit: MNETSPQVTSVIPDPNAPAAVRRRRIRQGKDHFARYAIGVGGISVILAVVLIAFYLFYVVVPMFLPADIEARGGYAAPGGGKTLLVAMEEQGEVGVRFTDQGEAVFFSVADGAVRDTVDLPLPADVFVSSVAEGVPGSGEVALGLSDGTALVVKHRYRVTYPNNQRLITPRIEYPLGEVPLVIDRDGIAIDRIAIMNQGDGATAIAAETLDGRLLYTRYEVEESLMGDVEVTPYEAVLPSLPTTVSFVSLSLDLRWIFAADEAGTLYLINVADTENPYVADSKVVRRGNERITAMKMLMGGISVIIGTSDGRIEQWFGLRDANNRYALAFVRAFHEHEGAIRYFAMEPQRKGFLAMDEQGDLGIFHTTAERTVLMQRQAVDGLVTAMGIGPRSDHLLVATRDEQMHVWDVDNKHPDVSFSALWQEVWYESYPEPDYVWQSSAANQDFEPKYSLSPLAFGTLKAAFYAMIIAMPLAIMGAIFTAYFMNPKLRQTVKPTIEIMEALPTVILGFLAGLWFAPFVEENLPGIFMLLVGLPLGVLLFAYAWHRLPRDLKSRIPGGWQPLIIIPVLALVGWLSIALSSPVESWLFGGNMRSWLTNEAGIDFDQRNAIVVGFAMGFAVIPTIFSITEDAIFGVPKHLTNGSLALGATPWQTLTRVVLPSASPGIFSGVMIGLGRAVGETMIVLMATGNTAVMDWNIFEGMRTLSANIAVEMPESAVGSTHYRTLFLAALVLFLFTFVLNTLAELIRQRLRRKYASL, encoded by the coding sequence ATGAACGAGACATCGCCCCAGGTGACTTCGGTCATCCCCGATCCCAACGCGCCCGCCGCCGTGCGCCGGCGCCGTATCCGCCAGGGCAAGGACCACTTTGCCCGCTATGCCATCGGCGTGGGGGGGATCAGTGTCATCCTCGCGGTGGTGCTGATCGCCTTCTATCTGTTCTACGTGGTCGTACCGATGTTCCTGCCGGCCGACATCGAGGCCCGCGGGGGCTACGCGGCACCGGGCGGCGGCAAGACGCTGCTGGTGGCCATGGAGGAGCAGGGCGAGGTGGGCGTGCGCTTCACCGACCAAGGCGAGGCAGTGTTCTTCTCGGTGGCCGACGGCGCCGTGCGCGACACCGTCGATCTTCCCCTGCCCGCAGACGTCTTCGTCTCCAGCGTGGCCGAGGGCGTGCCGGGCAGCGGCGAGGTGGCCCTTGGCCTCAGCGACGGCACCGCGCTGGTGGTGAAGCACCGCTACCGCGTCACCTACCCGAACAACCAGCGCCTGATCACCCCGCGCATCGAATACCCCCTGGGCGAGGTGCCGCTGGTCATCGACCGCGACGGCATCGCCATCGACCGCATCGCCATCATGAACCAGGGCGACGGCGCCACGGCCATCGCCGCCGAGACGCTGGACGGCCGCCTGCTCTACACCCGCTACGAGGTGGAGGAGTCGCTGATGGGCGACGTGGAGGTCACGCCCTACGAGGCGGTGCTGCCCAGCCTGCCCACCACCGTCTCCTTCGTCAGCCTGAGCCTCGACCTGCGCTGGATCTTCGCCGCCGACGAGGCCGGGACGCTGTACCTCATCAACGTCGCCGATACCGAGAATCCCTATGTCGCGGATTCCAAGGTCGTGCGCCGGGGGAACGAGCGCATCACGGCCATGAAGATGCTCATGGGCGGCATCTCGGTGATCATCGGCACCTCGGACGGGCGCATCGAGCAGTGGTTCGGTCTGCGCGATGCCAACAACCGTTACGCCCTGGCCTTCGTGCGTGCGTTCCACGAACACGAGGGGGCGATCCGCTATTTCGCCATGGAGCCGCAGCGCAAGGGCTTCCTCGCCATGGACGAGCAGGGCGACCTCGGCATCTTCCACACCACGGCCGAGCGCACGGTGCTGATGCAGCGCCAGGCCGTCGATGGCCTGGTCACCGCCATGGGCATCGGTCCGCGCAGTGACCACCTGCTGGTGGCCACGCGCGACGAGCAGATGCATGTCTGGGACGTGGACAACAAGCATCCGGATGTCTCCTTCTCGGCCCTCTGGCAGGAGGTCTGGTACGAGAGCTATCCGGAGCCTGACTACGTGTGGCAGTCCTCGGCAGCCAACCAGGACTTCGAGCCCAAGTACAGCCTCTCGCCCCTGGCCTTCGGCACCCTGAAGGCGGCCTTCTACGCCATGATCATCGCCATGCCGCTGGCGATCATGGGCGCGATCTTCACCGCCTACTTCATGAACCCGAAGCTGCGGCAGACCGTCAAGCCGACCATCGAGATCATGGAGGCCCTGCCCACCGTCATCCTCGGCTTCCTCGCCGGCCTGTGGTTCGCCCCCTTCGTCGAGGAAAACCTGCCGGGCATCTTCATGCTGCTGGTGGGGCTGCCGCTGGGCGTGCTGTTGTTCGCCTATGCCTGGCACAGGCTCCCGCGCGATCTCAAGAGCCGCATCCCCGGTGGCTGGCAGCCGCTGATCATCATCCCGGTGCTGGCGCTGGTCGGCTGGCTCAGCATCGCGCTGAGCTCGCCGGTGGAGTCCTGGCTGTTCGGCGGCAACATGCGCAGCTGGCTGACCAACGAGGCGGGCATCGACTTCGACCAGCGCAACGCCATCGTGGTGGGCTTTGCCATGGGCTTTGCCGTCATTCCGACCATCTTCTCCATCACCGAGGACGCGATCTTCGGTGTGCCCAAGCACCTCACCAACGGTTCTCTGGCGCTGGGCGCCACGCCCTGGCAGACGCTCACCCGCGTGGTGCTGCCGAGTGCCAGCCCCGGTATCTTCTCCGGCGTGATGATCGGTCTCGGGCGTGCGGTGGGCGAGACCATGATCGTGCTGATGGCCACCGGCAACACCGCCGTGATGGACTGGAACATCTTCGAAGGCATGCGCACGCTCTCGGCCAACATCGCGGTGGAGATGCCGGAGTCGGCGGTGGGCAGCACCCATTACCGGACGCTGTTCCTGGCGGCCCTGGTGCTGTTCCTCTTCACCTTCGTGCTCAACACCCTGGCAGAGCTGATCCGTCAGCGTCTGCGCAGGAAATACGCGTCACTCTGA
- the pstA gene encoding phosphate ABC transporter permease PstA, with protein MIKDIKKWFASGEPWIWLNAAAVGASVIMVVGLLLLIAVRGLGHFWPHAIEEVRYQWQGEEVRIIGEVQGEELVDTQRLIDSGIPLETDKLKVTRYLMKIGNRDAYGVDFRNIVEPLVVARDRPRDLIAVERTEYGNLYGYLREVKEAGNVVASGEAAWEALQARIDRVSALRDDIRDIEKYAIGEINYEIEKLRLAKRRLELEGEDSPENLARIDSQRAVLDARYNELYTELNALYEEIRRDSFTAEIQDGRVLEVPMERVIQAYRPNAMNLAQKIGFYLGQLWNFVSGEPREANTEGGIFPAIFGTVMMVLVMAVLVTPLGVVAAVYLREYAKQGPLVRTIRIAVNNLAGVPSIVYGVFGLGFFVYFLGGNIDRLFYPEAAPAPVFGTPGMIWASLTLALLTLPVVIVSTEEGLSRIPRSIREGSLALGATKAETLWRTVLPMTSPAIMTGLILAVARAAGEVAPLMLVGVVKLAPSLAVDGNFPFLHLERKFMHLGFHIYDVGFQSPNVEAARPLVYATALLLVIIIIVLNLFAIAIRNRLREKYRELEN; from the coding sequence ATGATCAAAGACATCAAGAAATGGTTTGCCTCGGGTGAACCCTGGATCTGGCTCAACGCCGCTGCCGTAGGGGCCTCGGTCATCATGGTGGTCGGGCTGCTGCTGCTGATCGCGGTGCGCGGGCTCGGCCACTTCTGGCCGCACGCCATCGAGGAAGTGCGCTACCAGTGGCAGGGTGAGGAGGTGCGCATCATCGGCGAGGTGCAGGGCGAGGAGCTGGTGGATACCCAGCGCCTGATCGACTCCGGCATTCCGCTGGAGACAGACAAGCTCAAGGTGACGCGCTACCTGATGAAGATCGGCAACCGCGATGCCTACGGGGTCGACTTCCGCAACATCGTCGAGCCGCTGGTGGTCGCGCGTGATCGCCCGCGCGACCTGATCGCCGTCGAGCGTACCGAATACGGCAACCTCTATGGTTACCTGCGCGAGGTGAAGGAAGCCGGCAACGTGGTCGCCAGTGGCGAGGCGGCCTGGGAAGCGCTGCAGGCGCGCATCGACCGGGTCAGCGCACTGCGCGATGACATCCGCGACATTGAGAAATACGCAATCGGCGAGATCAACTACGAGATCGAAAAGCTGCGTCTGGCCAAGCGACGCCTGGAGCTCGAGGGCGAGGACAGCCCGGAAAATCTCGCCCGCATCGACAGCCAGCGCGCGGTTCTGGATGCGCGTTACAACGAGCTCTATACCGAACTCAACGCCCTGTACGAAGAAATCCGCCGCGACAGTTTCACGGCCGAGATCCAGGATGGGCGCGTGCTCGAGGTGCCCATGGAGCGCGTGATCCAGGCCTATCGCCCGAATGCGATGAATCTCGCGCAGAAGATCGGCTTCTATCTCGGCCAGTTGTGGAACTTCGTCTCCGGCGAGCCGCGCGAGGCGAACACCGAGGGCGGCATCTTCCCGGCCATCTTCGGCACGGTCATGATGGTGCTGGTGATGGCGGTGCTGGTCACGCCACTGGGCGTGGTCGCGGCCGTCTATCTGCGTGAGTACGCCAAGCAGGGCCCGCTGGTGCGCACCATCCGCATCGCCGTGAACAACCTGGCGGGTGTGCCTTCGATCGTCTACGGTGTGTTCGGCCTGGGCTTCTTCGTGTACTTCCTCGGCGGCAACATCGACCGTCTGTTCTATCCCGAGGCGGCGCCTGCACCGGTGTTCGGTACGCCCGGCATGATCTGGGCCTCGCTCACCCTGGCACTGCTCACCCTGCCGGTGGTGATCGTCTCCACCGAGGAGGGGCTGTCGCGCATTCCGCGTTCCATCCGCGAGGGCAGTCTGGCGCTGGGTGCGACCAAGGCCGAGACCCTGTGGCGCACCGTGCTGCCCATGACCAGTCCCGCCATCATGACCGGTCTGATCCTCGCGGTGGCGCGTGCCGCCGGCGAGGTGGCGCCGCTGATGCTGGTCGGCGTGGTCAAGCTCGCGCCCTCGCTGGCCGTGGACGGCAACTTCCCGTTCCTGCACCTGGAGCGCAAGTTCATGCACCTGGGCTTCCACATCTACGACGTCGGCTTCCAGAGCCCGAACGTCGAGGCGGCGCGTCCGCTGGTCTATGCCACCGCGTTGCTGCTCGTTATCATCATCATCGTGCTCAATCTGTTCGCCATCGCCATCCGTAACCGGCTGCGCGAGAAGTACCGCGAACTCGAGAACTGA